In Bacillus sp. NP247, one DNA window encodes the following:
- a CDS encoding monovalent cation:proton antiporter family protein, with protein MEHHSSVLSLMVVVAIAFFIPLLLQRFKLKALPVVVAEIIAGIFVGKSGFNIIEPDMWLQVLSTLGFIFLMFLSGLEIDFSIFKQKGKKNTTNEPNTFQAASIIFLFIFILSYALSLIFVWLGFVDNAMFMTLIISTISLGVVVPTLKENNLGKTAIGQIILLVAVIADLVTMILLAVFVGLNSESGQSMWLLLLLFGAGIVIYFVARRFKNIPYLESLKAGSVQIDTRAVFALILILVGLSESVGAENILGAFLAGVLVSLLSPNEDMVEKLDSIGYGFFIPIFFVMVGVNLEVWSIFKEPSSMLMIPILIVGLFISKLLPSLVLRKWYPRNIVLGSAILLTSTLSLVIAAAQIGEKLSIISPSLSASLILSAVITCIFAPILFKKMFPKVETPKPKVSIIGASRITLPLSLDLKREDYDVTLYMIRQNKVNDQEAKSHDFPIVKLDEITIQSLMEQKAFEADRVVVATSDDEQNLLLAEHAKELGVEHVIASVEDPLLQEKATQEHIAVFSTINSTRILLRALIDKPSLVRLITTANETVREVALQSNKYNGLALRRLPFLGDVLVIQIYRGNKALIPHGDTKLQYGDTLLVTGSKEHIDTMKNILE; from the coding sequence GTGGAACATCATTCTTCTGTTCTATCACTTATGGTTGTGGTCGCAATCGCGTTTTTCATTCCCCTTTTGTTACAGCGCTTTAAATTAAAAGCACTTCCTGTCGTTGTTGCAGAAATTATCGCAGGAATCTTTGTAGGTAAAAGTGGATTTAACATCATTGAGCCAGATATGTGGCTTCAAGTCTTATCAACACTAGGGTTTATCTTCCTAATGTTTTTAAGTGGTTTAGAAATTGACTTTTCGATCTTTAAACAAAAAGGGAAAAAGAATACGACAAACGAACCGAACACATTCCAAGCAGCGAGCATTATCTTCTTGTTTATTTTCATTTTATCTTATGCCCTATCATTAATATTCGTATGGCTAGGATTCGTAGATAATGCAATGTTCATGACTTTAATTATTTCAACTATTTCTTTAGGTGTTGTCGTGCCAACATTGAAAGAAAATAACTTAGGAAAAACCGCAATCGGGCAAATCATTTTATTAGTCGCTGTTATTGCAGACTTAGTTACAATGATTTTACTCGCTGTATTCGTCGGATTAAATTCCGAAAGTGGCCAAAGCATGTGGCTTCTACTTCTTCTATTCGGTGCTGGTATTGTAATTTACTTTGTCGCAAGACGTTTTAAAAATATTCCATACCTAGAAAGCTTAAAAGCCGGCAGTGTACAAATTGATACACGAGCTGTTTTTGCACTCATTTTAATATTAGTTGGATTATCTGAATCTGTTGGGGCAGAAAATATTTTGGGAGCCTTTTTAGCAGGTGTACTTGTATCTTTATTATCACCAAATGAAGATATGGTTGAAAAACTTGATTCCATCGGATATGGTTTCTTCATCCCTATTTTCTTCGTAATGGTTGGTGTAAATTTAGAAGTATGGTCCATTTTTAAAGAGCCTTCTAGTATGCTAATGATTCCAATTCTAATTGTGGGACTCTTTATTTCAAAACTGTTGCCATCACTCGTCTTACGAAAATGGTACCCACGCAATATCGTACTCGGAAGTGCTATTTTGTTAACATCAACACTTTCTTTAGTTATTGCGGCTGCACAAATCGGTGAAAAGCTAAGCATCATTAGCCCAAGTTTATCAGCATCTCTTATTTTAAGCGCCGTTATTACTTGTATTTTTGCACCTATATTATTTAAAAAGATGTTTCCAAAAGTGGAAACACCAAAACCGAAAGTATCTATTATTGGTGCAAGCAGAATTACCCTTCCGTTATCACTTGATTTAAAACGTGAAGATTATGACGTAACACTATATATGATACGTCAAAATAAAGTAAATGATCAGGAAGCGAAATCTCATGACTTCCCTATTGTAAAATTAGATGAGATTACTATTCAATCTTTAATGGAGCAAAAAGCTTTCGAAGCAGACCGTGTTGTCGTTGCGACAAGTGATGATGAACAAAACTTATTGTTAGCAGAACACGCAAAAGAATTAGGTGTTGAACACGTCATCGCAAGTGTAGAAGATCCCCTTCTACAAGAAAAAGCGACTCAAGAACATATCGCTGTATTCTCGACTATTAACTCTACACGTATTTTATTACGTGCACTTATTGATAAACCAAGTCTCGTTCGCTTAATTACAACAGCAAATGAAACGGTGCGTGAGGTTGCACTACAAAGTAATAAATATAACGGTTTAGCACTTCGTCGCCTTCCGTTTTTAGGTGATGTACTTGTCATTCAAATTTACCGTGGTAATAAAGCATTAATACCACATGGTGATACGAAGTTACAGTATGGCGATACTTTACTTGTAACGGGTTCAAAAGAACATATTGATACAATGAAAAACATATTAGAATAG
- the qoxD gene encoding cytochrome aa3 quinol oxidase subunit IV, whose protein sequence is MGQNNNQANGHAHSGFPWSHVFGFILSLALTFLALYVALYTTLPLSTILTTIIIMAVAQALLQLIMFMHLKEGEGRVQILTMIYSFFVATATVGLTVWIFFSM, encoded by the coding sequence ATGGGTCAAAATAACAATCAAGCAAATGGGCATGCGCATAGCGGATTCCCATGGTCACACGTTTTCGGATTTATTTTATCGCTTGCACTAACGTTTCTAGCTTTATACGTGGCACTTTATACAACCCTGCCACTTTCAACGATATTAACAACTATTATCATAATGGCTGTTGCGCAAGCTTTATTACAATTAATTATGTTCATGCATTTAAAAGAAGGAGAAGGAAGAGTTCAAATTCTTACAATGATATACAGTTTCTTCGTTGCAACTGCAACAGTTGGTTTAACTGTATGGATCTTCTTCTCAATGTAA
- the qoxC gene encoding cytochrome aa3 quinol oxidase subunit III encodes MAALDKSLPLEYQSEQSRLNILGFWIFLGAEIMLFATLFASYLVLAGRTADGPTPAQLFELKTLLIQTLLLLTSSFTCGIAIHEMRKHNQKGMLAWFILTLLLGAGFLFFEIEEFIMYIGEGATIQTSAFLSAFFVLLGTHGAHVTGGIIWATCVIIQILKRGLTPVTARKVFIISLYWHFLDLVWVFIYTLVYLNGMVA; translated from the coding sequence ATGGCGGCTTTAGATAAAAGCTTACCTTTGGAATATCAATCCGAGCAAAGCAGATTGAATATCCTAGGATTCTGGATTTTTCTTGGGGCTGAAATTATGCTGTTCGCAACACTTTTCGCCTCTTATCTAGTCCTTGCTGGTCGTACGGCAGATGGCCCAACACCAGCGCAACTGTTTGAACTTAAAACGCTTTTAATTCAAACACTACTACTTTTAACAAGTAGTTTCACATGTGGTATCGCAATTCATGAAATGCGTAAACACAATCAAAAAGGAATGTTAGCCTGGTTTATCCTAACTTTACTTTTAGGTGCAGGTTTCCTATTCTTCGAAATCGAAGAGTTCATTATGTACATTGGTGAAGGTGCAACAATTCAAACAAGTGCTTTCTTATCTGCATTCTTCGTTCTTCTTGGAACGCATGGTGCCCACGTAACAGGTGGTATCATTTGGGCAACTTGTGTTATTATCCAAATTTTAAAACGAGGTTTAACACCAGTCACAGCTCGTAAAGTATTTATTATCAGCTTATACTGGCATTTCCTTGATCTTGTTTGGGTCTTTATTTACACACTAGTTTACTTGAACGGGATGGTGGCGTAA